The genomic stretch CCTGCTGAGCGGATCGTCGCGTGACGCCCTGATGGGGCGGCGTGAGGACCAGCTCGCCCACCTGACCGAACAGCGGCGCGACCTGGAGACCCGGGTTCGCTATCTGCGTACTGACAGTCTTTCCAAGGACTTGCTGGAGGAGCGCGCCCGCGCCGTGCTCGGCTTTTCCGACCCGCGCGACTATGTGATCCGCGTTCAGGCACGACCCGTTCAAGGGTGAAAACTCTCGCCACTTGAACTATTGTTACAGCCAAGCCTGGACCCCTTTGCGTTCCGGGAAGGAAGGCTGCTAAAGCCCCTTTCCGTAACGATAAGAAGGCGTCGCTCCCCGACGCCTAGCCGGGAGATGCCGGATGGCGAAAGCCCCAGCCAAAGCCGCTCAGACCACTGCGCCTGACAAGCTTTCAAATACGCCTTCGGCGTCCAAGGAGGACCTCCTCCGCTTTTACCGCGAGATGGTTCTCATCCGTCGCTTCGAGGAGCGTGCGGGCCAACTGTACGGCATGGGTCTGATCGGGGGCTTCTGCCACCTGTATATCGGCCAGGAAGCCGTGGCCGTCGGCGTTCAAGAGAGCGTCAAGCAAGGCCACGACAAGATCATCACGGGCTACCGTGACCACGGCCATATGCTGGCTGCGGGCATGGACCCCAAGGAAGTCATGGCCGAGCTGACCGGCCGCATCGGCGGTTCGTCGCGCGGCAAGGGCGGGTCGATGCACATGTTCGACGTGCCGACCGGCTTCTACGGCGGGCACGGCATCGTCGGCGCCCAGGTGTCGCTGGGCACGGGCCTGGCCTTCGCCGGCAAGTACCGCGGCGATGATTCGGTGGCCTTCGTCTATTTCGGCGACGGCGCCTCGAACCAGGGTCAGGTCTACGAGAGCTTCAACATGGCCCAGCTGTGGAAGCTGCCGGCCATCTACATCATCGAAAACAACCAGTACGCCATGGGCACGAGCATC from Brevundimonas sp. SL130 encodes the following:
- a CDS encoding FtsB family cell division protein; this encodes MKPYRLSLALLLLLAYLGVQALTGERGLLSGSSRDALMGRREDQLAHLTEQRRDLETRVRYLRTDSLSKDLLEERARAVLGFSDPRDYVIRVQARPVQG
- the pdhA gene encoding pyruvate dehydrogenase (acetyl-transferring) E1 component subunit alpha — encoded protein: MAKAPAKAAQTTAPDKLSNTPSASKEDLLRFYREMVLIRRFEERAGQLYGMGLIGGFCHLYIGQEAVAVGVQESVKQGHDKIITGYRDHGHMLAAGMDPKEVMAELTGRIGGSSRGKGGSMHMFDVPTGFYGGHGIVGAQVSLGTGLAFAGKYRGDDSVAFVYFGDGASNQGQVYESFNMAQLWKLPAIYIIENNQYAMGTSIERSSSTTQLSQRGASFGIPGEQVDGMDVLAVRDAVKKAVDRARAGEGPYILEVKTYRYRGHSMSDPAKYRTKEEVDEVKKTRDPIDHIKALLAAANATEDELKAIDNEIKAIVAEAVQFAQESPEPDPSELYTDVYVEA